From one Lotus japonicus ecotype B-129 chromosome 3, LjGifu_v1.2 genomic stretch:
- the LOC130748840 gene encoding ethylene-responsive transcription factor 13-like, translating to MMDTHYWNSNMNAASDHFEAMATTSFQDTQAPAVGVFSRNPSFKSIFLADNWAELPLKEDDADDMVIYSALREAATTGWLPTNNNNGVMEVNTVAKMENESENCSSTGARGSRTPTKRGWSYRGVRKRPWGKYAAEIRDPKKNGSRVWLGTYETAEDAALAYDRAAFKMRGSKAKLNFPHLIGSI from the coding sequence ATGATGGACACACATTACTGGAACAGCAATATGAATGCCGCATCCGACCACTTTGAAGCCATGGCAACGACGTCATTTCAGGACACACAGGCTCCGGCAGTAGGGGTGTTCTCCCGGAATCCGAGCTTCAAGAGCATCTTCTTGGCGGATAACTGGGCAGAGCTGCCATTGAAGGAGGATGATGCCGACGACATGGTCATCTACAGCGCGTTGAGAGAGGCTGCCACCACTGGTTGGCTACCCACCAACAATAACAATGGGGTGATGGAAGTTAACACGGTTGCGAAGATGGAAAATGAGAGTGAAAACTGCAGCAGTACAGGGGCACGTGGATCACGCACCCCCACGAAGAGAGGATGGAGCTACCGGGGCGTGCGGAAGAGACCGTGGGGCAAGTATGCCGCAGAGATAAGAGACCCCAAGAAGAACGGCTCAAGGGTGTGGCTTGGGACTTATGAAACAGCGGAGGATGCAGCTTTGGCTTATGATCGAGCCGCGTTCAAAATGCGCGGCTCAAAAGCTAAGCTAAATTTTCCACACTTGATTGGCTCAATATAA
- the LOC130743513 gene encoding subtilisin-like protease SBT4.3: protein MGKHSFLLILLPFVLTHTIPLVCEASKDDIQDHKLYIIYMGSLPDERDSSNYYSPTSHHVSMLQQVVGARDVRRHHVRSYKRSFNGFAAKLSEKQREIIVGMDGVVSVFPSETLQIQTTRSWDFLGFHESVKRQHKKESDLVIGVIDTGIWPESDIFNFSGVGPIPANWKGHCKGGANFTCNNKIIGARVYGLAQGTVRDTIGHGTHAASIAAGNIVTGASFYGLAQGTARGAVPSARIAAYKTCSSKGCPADNVLAAFDDAIADGVNIISISLAGYKAVDFVNDPIAIGSFHAMEKGILTVQAVGNSGPVSRSVISVAPWLLSVAASTIDRQFIDKVILGNEMTLIGRSVNGVVSNGTKFPIVKQNASDDKCKKFSDVCECLGREQVKGKIVLCGGIAKDIAAFDNGAVGSITTDINFPDNDVLSLVTYLPSMNLNSKDYAIVQNYTNSANNPEAEILKSEISEDRSAPKVIFFSSRGPNPLIPEILKPDVSAPGVDILAAWSPEATPSEYSSDKRKVNYNVLYGTSMACPHVAGVAAYLKSFHPNWSRAAIKSAIMTTADPFNGNYNLTGEFSYGAGNVNPVKATNPGLVYDISKKDYVKMLCNYGYSAKKVKIIAGAHSASCHGVAHDRTLVKDLNYPAITVNVEPLEPYIIKFNRIVTNVGFPHNSTYKAIVSPNPKMNITVEPKVLRFKSLHEKHSFVVTVAGGGLQRGSAVSSSLVWSDGKHNVKSPIIVFVS from the exons ATGGGAAAACACAGTTTTCTTCTCATCTTATTACCCTTCGTTCTTACACACACAATTCCTTTAGTGTGTGAAGCTAGCAAAGATGATATTCAAGATCATAAACTTTACATCATATACATGGGTTCACTTCCAGATGAGAGAGATTCTTCTAATTATTATTCCCCAACCTCTCACCACGTCAGCATGTTGCAACAAGTTGTGGGTGCAAGGGACGTGAGAAGGCACCATGTTAGAAGCTACAAGAGGAGCTTCAATGGTTTTGCAGCAAAGCTCAGTGAAAAACAGAGAGAAATAATCGTTGGCATGGATGGTGTCGTTTCGGTTTTTCCAAGCGAGACTCTTCAGATTCAAACAACGAGGTCATGGGACTTTCTGGGGTTCCATGAATCAGTTAAAAGACAACACAAAAAAGAGAGTGATTTGGTGATTGGAGTTATTGACACTGGAATATGGCCAGAATcagatatttttaa TTTTTCAGGTGTTGGTCCTATTCCGGCAAATTGGAAGGGTCATTGCAAAGGTGGCGCTAACTTCACTTGCAACAACAAGATCATCGGGGCACGAGTCTACGGACTAGCACAAGGCACTGTAAGAGACACTATTGGTCACGGAACCCACGCTGCCTCAATCGCAGCAGGAAACATTGTCACCGGTGCAAGCTTCTACGGACTAGCACAAGGCACTGCAAGAGGAGCAGTCCCATCTGCAAGGATTGCTGCATACAAAACCTGCTCCTCAAAAGGTTGCCCCGCTGATAACGTGTTAGCTGCTTTCGATGATGCCATCGCTGATGGCGTCAACATCATCAGCATCTCACTCGCAGGATACAAAGCTGTTGACTTTGTGAATGACCCCATCGCAATTGGTTCCTTCCATGCCATGGAGAAAGGGATTCTAACAGTGCAAGCTGTAGGGAACTCAGGTCCAGTTTCACGTTCTGTTATTAGTGTGGCACCGTGGTTGCTCAGTGTTGCAGCAAGCACCATAGATCGTCAATTCATTGACAAG GTGATTCTTGGGAATGAGATGACATTGATTGGAAGGTCTGTTAATGGCGTCGTTTCAAATGGGACAAAATTTCCTATTGTTAAGCAGAATGCTAGTGATGATAAATGCAAAAAGTTCTCTGATGTGTGTGAATGTTTAGGACGTGAGCAGGTGAAGGGGAAAATTGTTTTATGTGGAGGAATCGCGAAAGATATAGCGGCTTTTGATAATGGTGCAGTTGGTTCAATCACGACGGATATAAATTTCCCAGACAATGATGTGTTGTCTCTGGTGACTTATTTGCCTTCAATGAACCTGAATTCGAAAGACTATGCTATTGTCCAAAACTACACAAATTCTGCAAACAATCCTGAAGCTGAGATATTGAAGAGCGAGATATCTGAAGACCGTAGTGCtccaaaagttatttttttctcttctcgTGGGCCAAATCCCTTGATTCCAGAGATTTTGAAACCAGACGTGAGTGCCCCCGGTGTGGATATCTTGGCTGCGTGGTCACCTGAAGCGACACCCTCAGAATATTCAAGTGATAAGAGAAAGGTCAATTACAATGTATTGTATGGTACATCAATGGCATGTCCTCATGTTGCTGGAGTAGCCGCATATTTGAAATCATTTCACCCAAATTGGTCACGGGCGGCTATTAAATCCGCAATCATGACCACTGCGGATCCCTTCAATGGGAATTATAATCTGACTGGTGAGTTCTCTTATGGAGCTGGGAATGTCAATCCAGTAAAAGCTACTAACCCTGGGCTTGTATATGACATTTCTAAGAAAGACTATGTCAAAATGCTTTGCAACTATGGTTATAGTGCTAAGAAAGTTAAGATTATTGCTGGAGCTCATTCAGCTAGTTGTCATGGAGTAGCACACGATAGAACCTTGGTGAAAGATTTAAACTACCCTGCAATAACGGTAAACGTTGAGCCTTTGGAGCCTTACATTATCAAGTTTAATAGAATAGTGACGAATGTTGGCTTTCCTCACAACTCGACCTACAAGGCTATTGTCTCGCCGAATCCGAAAATGAATATCACGGTGGAGCCTAAGGTTTTGAGGTTCAAATCGTTGCATGAGAAACATTCTTTTGTTGTCACTGTTGCTGGAGGAGGATTGCAAAGAGGTAGTGCCGTTTCCTCATCACTAGTGTGGTCAGATGGCAAGCATAATGTGAAGAGTCCAATTATTGTGTTTGTCTCTTAG